The proteins below come from a single Natranaerofaba carboxydovora genomic window:
- a CDS encoding MgtC/SapB family protein, with translation MISELEIILRLILAGIAGGVIGFEREQHNRPAGFRTHILVCVGACLMTLVSIYSFDGPEGQIGRGADPARIASSIITGVGFLGAGTILRQGSTIRGLTTAASIWVVAGIGLAFGAGFYFGGTITLVIIVISLYSLGNVERVLARKRRFRELKIRVLDQPGMLAKITKILGDRGVNISNIWMSEAEFLEDYQAHVISIILHVRVPGKLNIDDLLHVVFHSEGVLELSWEGTDITAETLEFGLDLNNKKQ, from the coding sequence ATGATATCAGAACTAGAAATTATTTTAAGATTAATATTAGCTGGGATAGCTGGCGGGGTTATTGGCTTTGAAAGAGAGCAGCATAATAGGCCTGCTGGATTTAGAACCCATATTCTTGTTTGTGTTGGAGCATGTCTTATGACCCTTGTATCAATATATTCTTTCGATGGTCCTGAAGGTCAGATTGGTAGAGGTGCAGATCCTGCAAGGATTGCATCATCTATTATAACAGGTGTAGGTTTTTTGGGCGCGGGAACTATACTTAGACAGGGTAGTACCATCAGGGGACTTACTACAGCGGCAAGTATATGGGTTGTTGCAGGAATAGGGCTTGCTTTTGGTGCAGGCTTTTATTTTGGAGGAACAATTACTCTTGTTATTATAGTGATTAGTCTGTATAGCCTTGGTAATGTGGAAAGAGTACTTGCCAGAAAAAGAAGGTTTAGGGAGCTAAAAATTAGAGTTCTTGACCAGCCGGGGATGTTGGCAAAAATAACAAAAATACTTGGTGACAGAGGTGTTAATATCTCCAATATATGGATGAGCGAAGCTGAGTTTTTAGAAGATTACCAGGCACACGTGATATCAATAATTTTGCATGTTAGAGTGCCCGGGAAATTAAATATTGATGATCTCTTGCATGTAGTATTTCATTCAGAAGGGGTGTTAGAGCTTAGCTGGGAAGGGACGGATATAACAGCAGAAACTCTTGAGTTTGGGTTGGATTTAAATAATAAAAAACAATAA
- a CDS encoding CtsR family transcriptional regulator: protein MGSLSNNIESYIKRKIEESPGNSVIIKRSSLAEKFNCVPSQINYVLSTRFTPEKGYVVKSRRGGSGYIQISRLKISDQELLFKFMNEIIGKSITQKEASDFIMGIYENKIITEREKDLLLACIHRQSIPISLPARDKIRAKLLTNALLEMLKFN from the coding sequence GTGGGTAGTTTATCTAATAACATTGAAAGTTATATTAAAAGAAAAATTGAAGAAAGCCCGGGGAATTCGGTGATAATAAAAAGAAGCAGTCTAGCTGAGAAATTTAACTGCGTGCCCTCACAGATCAATTATGTATTAAGTACCAGATTTACACCCGAAAAAGGCTATGTCGTTAAAAGCAGGCGAGGTGGGAGCGGTTATATTCAGATTAGTCGCTTGAAAATATCTGACCAAGAGTTATTATTTAAGTTTATGAATGAAATAATAGGTAAAAGTATAACTCAAAAAGAGGCATCAGATTTTATTATGGGTATTTACGAAAACAAAATTATAACAGAAAGAGAAAAAGATCTATTACTTGCCTGTATACATAGACAAAGTATTCCTATATCACTACCAGCAAGGGATAAAATAAGGGCAAAGCTTTTAACAAATGCGCTTTTGGAGATGCTGAAATTTAATTAA
- a CDS encoding UvrB/UvrC motif-containing protein, translating into MTCEECNKRPATVHFTKIINNEKTEVHLCEKCAKEKGGDLDFNVDPGFPINHFLSGLMDVDKSLDSKQFNKDLGQSDKLQCGKCNLTYNQFSQISRLGCSNCFTVFSKHLNPLLKRIHGKTSHMGKVPKRTGGNLRVKKRIGEMKEELQECIKREEFERAAEIRDEIRKLENELD; encoded by the coding sequence ATGACCTGCGAAGAGTGCAATAAGCGTCCGGCCACCGTGCATTTTACTAAAATAATAAATAATGAAAAGACAGAAGTTCATCTTTGCGAGAAATGTGCTAAAGAAAAGGGCGGAGATTTAGATTTTAATGTTGATCCAGGTTTTCCAATTAATCACTTCTTGTCTGGATTAATGGATGTCGATAAGAGTCTTGATTCAAAACAATTTAATAAAGATTTAGGACAAAGTGATAAATTGCAATGCGGCAAATGTAATCTTACCTATAATCAGTTTTCTCAAATTAGTAGACTTGGTTGCAGCAACTGTTTTACTGTTTTTTCAAAACATTTAAACCCTCTACTAAAAAGAATTCATGGAAAAACTAGCCATATGGGAAAAGTTCCAAAGAGAACTGGTGGAAATTTAAGAGTCAAAAAGAGAATTGGAGAAATGAAAGAAGAACTGCAGGAATGCATTAAAAGAGAAGAGTTTGAAAGAGCAGCAGAGATTAGAGATGAAATAAGAAAATTAGAAAATGAGCTTGATTAA
- a CDS encoding protein arginine kinase, with protein sequence MTLKKYIEDASAKWMEGSGPDSKYVISTRVRLARNLKDIPHPFLAGDNDTEKVVKDVNEAIKRGSAGLGEHKLLWTRDLEPIDRKVLVEKHLISPLLAKEDRNSAIIVREDQAISVMLNEEDHIRIQCLFPGLQLDKAFEYADQIDDLIEESVDYAFDEEWGYLTTCPTNVGTGMRASVMLHLPGLVMTGQINRVLSAVGQVGLAVRGLYGEGTEMVGNIVQLSNQITLGQSEKDILEKLEGVTRQLIDQEEKAREDLLQKGEEKLADKVGRAYGQLSYARIISTNEAMGLLSSVRLGCDMGFLKEVDSKILNDLLVLIRPANLQKMAEKELTSEERDIKRANLIRERINIKKDA encoded by the coding sequence ATGACACTTAAAAAATATATTGAGGACGCTTCTGCAAAGTGGATGGAAGGTAGCGGGCCTGATAGCAAATATGTAATTTCAACCAGGGTAAGACTTGCAAGAAACTTGAAAGATATACCCCATCCTTTTTTGGCCGGGGACAATGATACAGAAAAAGTTGTAAAAGATGTTAATGAAGCAATAAAAAGAGGAAGTGCTGGACTTGGAGAACATAAACTTCTCTGGACACGTGACTTAGAACCAATTGATAGAAAAGTCCTTGTGGAAAAACATCTTATTAGTCCCTTGCTTGCTAAGGAAGATCGAAACAGTGCAATTATTGTTAGAGAAGATCAGGCAATCAGTGTAATGTTAAATGAAGAAGACCATATAAGAATACAGTGTTTGTTTCCCGGTTTACAATTAGATAAAGCTTTTGAATATGCAGATCAAATAGATGATTTAATAGAAGAATCTGTTGATTATGCCTTTGATGAAGAATGGGGTTATTTGACAACATGTCCAACTAATGTTGGAACAGGAATGAGAGCATCAGTTATGCTGCACTTGCCTGGTCTTGTGATGACAGGCCAGATTAATAGGGTTCTATCTGCAGTAGGTCAGGTTGGTTTGGCAGTAAGAGGATTATATGGTGAAGGAACAGAGATGGTTGGAAACATAGTACAACTATCAAATCAAATTACCCTTGGACAATCTGAAAAAGACATACTTGAAAAGTTAGAAGGAGTTACAAGACAACTTATTGACCAGGAAGAAAAAGCAAGAGAAGATCTTTTACAAAAAGGAGAGGAGAAATTAGCTGATAAAGTAGGTAGAGCTTATGGACAATTGAGCTATGCAAGGATAATAAGTACTAATGAAGCCATGGGTCTTTTAAGTAGTGTTAGGTTAGGTTGTGATATGGGATTTTTAAAAGAGGTAGATAGTAAAATCTTAAATGATCTATTGGTATTAATAAGGCCGGCTAACTTACAAAAGATGGCTGAAAAGGAACTAACCTCTGAGGAAAGAGATATAAAAAGAGCTAACCTAATCAGAGAGAGAATAAATATTAAAAAAGATGCTTAA
- a CDS encoding ATP-dependent Clp protease ATP-binding subunit, translated as MFARFTQRAQKVMALSQEEAKRLKHNYVGTEHLLLGLIREGEGVAARALKNLNADLEAVRGEVEKLVSPGDEAPLGNVGYTPRVKTVIELAMDEARQMGHSYIGTEHLLLGLVREGEGVAAKILTQIGVSLENTRAEVMKILGSSENQPKDLKGKPNKSQTSSSKTPALDSFGRDLTQMAKEEKLDPIIGRSKEIQRVIQVLSRRTKNNPCLIGEPGVGKTAIAEGLAQKVVEGNVPKILEDKRVVTLELSAVVAGTKYRGEFEERLRRLIDELTQAGDVILFIDELHTVIGAGAAEGAIDASNILKPALARGELQCVGATTLDEYRKHIEKDSALERRFQPITVEEPTQDESVEILKGLRDRYEAHHRVQISDEALDVAVKLSVRYITDRYLPDKAIDLIDEAAASVRLKTNTTPPDLKKMEDRLEEIQTEKEAAIKSQDFEQAAELRDKEQKAKEKLEELKTEWEQKQISDETKVTGEDIAKIVSDWTGIPVKKLAQEESERLLGMEKILHQRVVGQEDAVKAVSNAIRRGRAGLKDPKRPIGSFIFLGPTGVGKTELARALAEALFADEDAIIRLDMSEYMERHTTSRLVGSPPGYVGHEEGGQLTEQVRRRPYSVILFDEIEKAHPEVFNTLLQVLEDGRLTDSKGRTVDFRNTVIIMTSNVGANTIKSKTKVGFQPESQEDSYEAMKESIMDELKNTFRPEFLNRVDENIVFHALEKEHLREIVELMLKEIDDRMEEFDIEFEITEEAKKYLAEEGYDPTYGARPLRRAIQKKVEDVLSEKILKGDFSYGDQVIVDVDEDGKKLTFQKKEEAKK; from the coding sequence ATGTTTGCAAGATTTACCCAAAGAGCACAGAAGGTGATGGCCCTATCACAGGAAGAAGCAAAAAGATTAAAACATAATTATGTTGGAACCGAACATTTGCTGTTAGGGTTAATTAGAGAAGGGGAAGGAGTAGCTGCCAGGGCTCTTAAGAATCTAAATGCAGATTTAGAAGCAGTTAGAGGTGAAGTAGAGAAGCTTGTGAGTCCAGGAGATGAAGCTCCTCTTGGTAATGTGGGATACACTCCTAGGGTTAAAACAGTAATAGAACTAGCTATGGATGAAGCTAGACAGATGGGACACAGTTATATCGGGACAGAACATTTGCTTTTAGGTCTAGTTAGAGAAGGAGAAGGAGTGGCCGCCAAAATATTAACTCAAATTGGAGTTAGCCTTGAGAATACAAGAGCTGAAGTGATGAAAATACTTGGAAGTAGTGAAAACCAGCCTAAAGATTTAAAAGGAAAACCAAATAAGTCTCAAACTTCAAGCAGTAAAACACCTGCTTTAGATTCCTTTGGTAGGGATTTGACACAGATGGCTAAAGAAGAAAAGCTTGACCCTATAATTGGTAGGAGTAAAGAGATACAGAGGGTTATACAGGTACTAAGTAGAAGAACCAAAAATAACCCCTGCTTGATTGGTGAACCAGGGGTTGGGAAAACTGCCATAGCTGAAGGACTTGCACAAAAAGTAGTCGAAGGAAATGTACCCAAAATTCTTGAAGACAAGCGCGTAGTAACCCTTGAGTTATCTGCTGTTGTTGCCGGAACAAAATATAGAGGAGAGTTTGAAGAAAGGCTCAGGAGGTTAATTGACGAGTTGACCCAGGCAGGAGATGTTATCTTGTTTATTGATGAACTTCATACTGTAATTGGGGCCGGTGCGGCAGAAGGTGCAATAGATGCATCAAACATCCTAAAACCTGCCCTTGCTAGAGGTGAGCTTCAGTGTGTTGGAGCAACTACTCTAGATGAATATAGAAAGCATATAGAAAAAGACTCAGCTCTAGAGCGTCGTTTTCAGCCAATTACGGTTGAGGAGCCAACTCAAGATGAGAGTGTAGAAATATTAAAAGGGCTTAGGGATAGATATGAAGCACATCACAGGGTGCAGATAAGCGATGAAGCACTAGATGTTGCTGTCAAATTATCTGTTAGGTATATTACAGACAGATACTTGCCAGATAAAGCAATTGATTTGATTGATGAGGCAGCTGCAAGTGTAAGACTAAAAACTAACACTACTCCTCCCGATCTAAAAAAGATGGAAGATAGGCTTGAGGAAATTCAAACGGAAAAAGAAGCTGCTATAAAAAGCCAGGATTTTGAACAGGCGGCTGAGTTAAGAGATAAAGAGCAAAAAGCCAAAGAAAAGCTTGAAGAGTTAAAAACTGAATGGGAGCAAAAACAAATTTCTGATGAAACTAAAGTAACTGGTGAAGATATAGCAAAAATTGTATCCGATTGGACAGGAATTCCTGTTAAGAAGCTAGCACAAGAAGAGAGCGAGAGACTTTTGGGAATGGAAAAAATCTTGCACCAGCGGGTAGTAGGTCAGGAAGATGCTGTCAAAGCAGTATCAAATGCCATTAGAAGAGGAAGAGCTGGCCTAAAAGACCCCAAAAGACCAATAGGTTCTTTTATATTCCTTGGACCTACTGGAGTTGGAAAAACAGAACTAGCAAGAGCGCTTGCTGAAGCGTTGTTTGCAGATGAAGATGCAATAATTAGACTTGACATGTCAGAATATATGGAACGCCACACTACTTCTAGATTAGTTGGCTCGCCTCCAGGATATGTAGGACATGAAGAAGGTGGTCAGCTAACAGAGCAGGTTCGTCGTAGACCTTACTCAGTTATACTTTTTGATGAGATTGAAAAGGCGCATCCCGAAGTGTTTAACACTTTATTACAGGTTTTAGAGGATGGTCGTTTGACTGACTCCAAGGGAAGAACTGTTGATTTTAGAAACACCGTTATAATAATGACTTCAAATGTGGGTGCAAATACAATAAAGAGTAAGACAAAAGTAGGGTTTCAACCTGAAAGTCAAGAAGACTCTTATGAGGCGATGAAAGAAAGTATTATGGATGAATTGAAAAACACATTTAGGCCGGAATTTTTAAACCGTGTTGACGAAAATATTGTATTCCATGCTCTAGAAAAAGAGCATTTAAGAGAAATTGTAGAGTTAATGCTAAAAGAGATCGATGACAGAATGGAAGAATTTGACATAGAATTTGAAATTACAGAAGAAGCCAAAAAGTATCTAGCTGAGGAGGGCTATGACCCAACTTATGGAGCAAGACCTTTAAGAAGGGCAATACAAAAGAAAGTTGAAGATGTTTTAAGTGAGAAGATTCTAAAAGGTGACTTTAGTTATGGTGATCAAGTAATTGTTGATGTAGACGAAGATGGTAAAAAACTTACATTTCAAAAGAAAGAAGAGGCTAAAAAATAA
- a CDS encoding DUF3343 domain-containing protein, producing MTRLALTFPTTHDMLRAETILSSFMNCENIPAPKDSKSKCTTAIMIEENDLEKAKRLMEVEKINWDEVIEYSMSKSTNSQETPSLYEKFLKPSPDNISENQIDQNYLLNLFYKAGMLDKKDLDTLFSLEKKQLIFFEELFLDNLNNSVLGHSWIVPVGYCKNHCEGCFLPGLSEVNFETLKWVVSQIKEGFSYPVAFVYGEQFDEGILNYLLSELKEFNDKPSLLYLGSDPLGLPLDLLSQGTSLSCHDNLLKMKVDEIIKEVLFLKENTDHTLASQTFVPIHVNYNQLNEQDKIKLKKTIIALRLALGDGPLIGSPEIDEIDIGAMGENIRFKWI from the coding sequence TTGACAAGGCTCGCACTAACTTTTCCTACCACTCATGATATGCTTCGAGCTGAAACAATTCTAAGTAGTTTCATGAACTGTGAGAACATCCCTGCCCCAAAAGACTCAAAAAGTAAATGTACTACAGCAATTATGATAGAAGAAAATGATTTGGAAAAGGCTAAACGATTAATGGAAGTAGAAAAAATAAACTGGGATGAAGTGATAGAGTACTCGATGTCTAAATCTACTAATAGCCAGGAGACACCAAGTCTTTATGAGAAATTTCTAAAACCATCTCCTGACAATATTTCTGAGAATCAAATCGATCAGAATTATTTATTGAATTTGTTTTATAAAGCGGGAATGTTGGATAAAAAGGATCTTGATACTTTGTTCTCGCTAGAAAAAAAACAGCTAATTTTTTTTGAAGAACTATTTCTAGACAATCTTAATAACTCGGTATTGGGCCACAGCTGGATCGTTCCTGTGGGCTATTGCAAGAACCATTGTGAAGGATGTTTTTTGCCTGGACTTAGTGAAGTTAATTTTGAAACACTAAAATGGGTTGTTAGCCAAATTAAAGAAGGTTTTTCTTACCCTGTTGCTTTTGTTTATGGGGAGCAATTTGATGAAGGTATTTTAAATTATCTGTTGAGTGAATTGAAAGAATTTAACGACAAACCTTCTTTACTATATTTGGGAAGTGATCCTTTGGGTTTGCCTTTAGACTTACTTTCTCAAGGGACTTCTTTGTCTTGTCATGACAATTTATTAAAAATGAAAGTAGATGAAATTATAAAAGAAGTACTCTTTTTGAAAGAGAACACTGACCATACTTTGGCTAGTCAAACCTTTGTGCCAATACATGTGAATTATAATCAATTAAATGAACAAGATAAAATAAAACTTAAAAAAACTATAATCGCCCTGAGGCTTGCTCTTGGGGATGGCC